A window from Betta splendens chromosome 1, fBetSpl5.4, whole genome shotgun sequence encodes these proteins:
- the rhbdl3 gene encoding rhomboid-related protein 3 isoform X1 → MERRSPTMAGGAREAPLNSSPAVAANAEGEEIEVLESTDVLPVAPEDQWKSLFDKYDPENSGFISTERFRELLEAHGSELDPHKLEVLLALADGNADGKICYQDFVNLELPSCFLQMSNKRSNSFRRAILQGSRQIKGCSLRDEVGLGLSQQLVRHVAYETLPREVDRKWYFDSYTYCPPPWLILAVTIAEVAVFMYYGFQLDRLVLQVSSPSFLKSPLPYHPQLRAQAWRYLSYIFMHTGIEHLSLNMAMQLLVGVPLEMVHGALRIGLVYACGVLAGSLAVSVTDMSAPVVGSSGGVYALVSAHLANVVMNWSGMKCQFKLFRMAMALVCMSVEFGRAVWLRFYPPAFPPCPNPSFVAHLGGVAVGLTLGVVVLQNYEQKLQEQSLFWIFFCVYAVFVLCAVFWNVFAYNLLDVRLPPPP, encoded by the exons ATGGAGAGGCGCAGCCCGACGATGGCAGGCGGAGCCCGGGAGGCGCCGCTCAACTCCTCCCCGGCGGTGGCGGCCAACGCCGAGGGCGAGGAGATCGAGGTTTTGGAAAGTACCGACGTCCTTCCAGTGGCTCCGGAGGAC CAATGGAAGTCTCTGTTTGACAAG TACGACCCGGAGAACTCGGGCTTCATCAGCACGGAGCGGttcagggagctgctggaggcccacGGCTCGGAGCTCGACCCCCACAAGCTGGAAGTGCTTCTGGCCCTGGCCGACGGCAACGCGGACGGGAAGATCTGCTACCAGGACTTTGTCAACCTG GAGcttccttcctgttttctccagATGAGTAACAAGCGCTCCAACAGCTTCCGGAGGGCCATCCTGCAGGGGAGCAGGCAAATCAAAGGCTGCAGCCTCAGGGATGAGGTGGGCCTGGGGCTGTCCCAGCAGCTGGTCCGCCACGTCGCCTACGAGACTCTGCCCCGCGAGGTCGACCGCAAGTGGTACTTCGACAGCTACACCTACTGCCCCCCGCCCTGGCTCATCTTGGCTGTCACCATAGCAGAG GTAGCAGTGTTCATGTACTACGGGTTCCAGCTGGACCGCTTGGTCCTGCAGGTGTCCAGCCCGTCCTTTCTAAAGAGCCCCCTTCCCTACCACCCCCAGCTCCGAGCACAGGCCTGGAGGTACCTCAGCTACATCTTCATGCACACTGG GATCGAACACCTGAGTCTGAACATGGCCAtgcagctgctggtgggagTCCCTCTAGAAATGGTCCACGGAGCGCTGAGGATCGGACTGGTCTACGCGTGTGGTGTGCTGGCAG GGTCTCTGGCAGTGTCCGTCACCGACATGAGCGCCCCGGTGGTCGGATCCTCCGGCGGAGTGTACGCCCTGGTCTCAGCACACTTGGCTAATGTGGTgatg AACTGGTCGGGAATGAAGTGTCAGTTCAAGCTGTTCCGCATGGCCATGGCGCTCGTGTGCA TGAGCGTGGAGTTCGGCCGGGCCGTGTGGCTGCGCTTCTATCCGCCGGCCTTCCCGCCCTGCCCCAACCCCAGCTTCGTGGCCCACCTGGGTGGGGTGGCGGTGGGCCTGACGCTGGGCGTGGTGGTGCTGCAGAACTACGAGCAGAAGCTCCAGGAGCAGTCCCTGTTCTGGATCTTCTTCTGCGTCTACGCCGTGTTCGTGCTTTGTGCCGTGTTCTGGAACGTTTTCGCCTACAACCTGCTGGACGTGCGGCTGCCCCCCCCACCGTGA
- the rhbdl3 gene encoding rhomboid-related protein 3 isoform X3, producing the protein MERRSPTMAGGAREAPLNSSPAVAANAEGEEIEVLESTDVLPVAPEDYDPENSGFISTERFRELLEAHGSELDPHKLEVLLALADGNADGKICYQDFVNLELPSCFLQMSNKRSNSFRRAILQGSRQIKGCSLRDEVGLGLSQQLVRHVAYETLPREVDRKWYFDSYTYCPPPWLILAVTIAEVAVFMYYGFQLDRLVLQVSSPSFLKSPLPYHPQLRAQAWRYLSYIFMHTGIEHLSLNMAMQLLVGVPLEMVHGALRIGLVYACGVLAGSLAVSVTDMSAPVVGSSGGVYALVSAHLANVVMNWSGMKCQFKLFRMAMALVCMSVEFGRAVWLRFYPPAFPPCPNPSFVAHLGGVAVGLTLGVVVLQNYEQKLQEQSLFWIFFCVYAVFVLCAVFWNVFAYNLLDVRLPPPP; encoded by the exons ATGGAGAGGCGCAGCCCGACGATGGCAGGCGGAGCCCGGGAGGCGCCGCTCAACTCCTCCCCGGCGGTGGCGGCCAACGCCGAGGGCGAGGAGATCGAGGTTTTGGAAAGTACCGACGTCCTTCCAGTGGCTCCGGAGGAC TACGACCCGGAGAACTCGGGCTTCATCAGCACGGAGCGGttcagggagctgctggaggcccacGGCTCGGAGCTCGACCCCCACAAGCTGGAAGTGCTTCTGGCCCTGGCCGACGGCAACGCGGACGGGAAGATCTGCTACCAGGACTTTGTCAACCTG GAGcttccttcctgttttctccagATGAGTAACAAGCGCTCCAACAGCTTCCGGAGGGCCATCCTGCAGGGGAGCAGGCAAATCAAAGGCTGCAGCCTCAGGGATGAGGTGGGCCTGGGGCTGTCCCAGCAGCTGGTCCGCCACGTCGCCTACGAGACTCTGCCCCGCGAGGTCGACCGCAAGTGGTACTTCGACAGCTACACCTACTGCCCCCCGCCCTGGCTCATCTTGGCTGTCACCATAGCAGAG GTAGCAGTGTTCATGTACTACGGGTTCCAGCTGGACCGCTTGGTCCTGCAGGTGTCCAGCCCGTCCTTTCTAAAGAGCCCCCTTCCCTACCACCCCCAGCTCCGAGCACAGGCCTGGAGGTACCTCAGCTACATCTTCATGCACACTGG GATCGAACACCTGAGTCTGAACATGGCCAtgcagctgctggtgggagTCCCTCTAGAAATGGTCCACGGAGCGCTGAGGATCGGACTGGTCTACGCGTGTGGTGTGCTGGCAG GGTCTCTGGCAGTGTCCGTCACCGACATGAGCGCCCCGGTGGTCGGATCCTCCGGCGGAGTGTACGCCCTGGTCTCAGCACACTTGGCTAATGTGGTgatg AACTGGTCGGGAATGAAGTGTCAGTTCAAGCTGTTCCGCATGGCCATGGCGCTCGTGTGCA TGAGCGTGGAGTTCGGCCGGGCCGTGTGGCTGCGCTTCTATCCGCCGGCCTTCCCGCCCTGCCCCAACCCCAGCTTCGTGGCCCACCTGGGTGGGGTGGCGGTGGGCCTGACGCTGGGCGTGGTGGTGCTGCAGAACTACGAGCAGAAGCTCCAGGAGCAGTCCCTGTTCTGGATCTTCTTCTGCGTCTACGCCGTGTTCGTGCTTTGTGCCGTGTTCTGGAACGTTTTCGCCTACAACCTGCTGGACGTGCGGCTGCCCCCCCCACCGTGA
- the rhbdl3 gene encoding rhomboid-related protein 3 isoform X4 — MSNKRSNSFRRAILQGSRQIKGCSLRDEVGLGLSQQLVRHVAYETLPREVDRKWYFDSYTYCPPPWLILAVTIAEVAVFMYYGFQLDRLVLQVSSPSFLKSPLPYHPQLRAQAWRYLSYIFMHTGIEHLSLNMAMQLLVGVPLEMVHGALRIGLVYACGVLAGSLAVSVTDMSAPVVGSSGGVYALVSAHLANVVMNWSGMKCQFKLFRMAMALVCMSVEFGRAVWLRFYPPAFPPCPNPSFVAHLGGVAVGLTLGVVVLQNYEQKLQEQSLFWIFFCVYAVFVLCAVFWNVFAYNLLDVRLPPPP; from the exons ATGAGTAACAAGCGCTCCAACAGCTTCCGGAGGGCCATCCTGCAGGGGAGCAGGCAAATCAAAGGCTGCAGCCTCAGGGATGAGGTGGGCCTGGGGCTGTCCCAGCAGCTGGTCCGCCACGTCGCCTACGAGACTCTGCCCCGCGAGGTCGACCGCAAGTGGTACTTCGACAGCTACACCTACTGCCCCCCGCCCTGGCTCATCTTGGCTGTCACCATAGCAGAG GTAGCAGTGTTCATGTACTACGGGTTCCAGCTGGACCGCTTGGTCCTGCAGGTGTCCAGCCCGTCCTTTCTAAAGAGCCCCCTTCCCTACCACCCCCAGCTCCGAGCACAGGCCTGGAGGTACCTCAGCTACATCTTCATGCACACTGG GATCGAACACCTGAGTCTGAACATGGCCAtgcagctgctggtgggagTCCCTCTAGAAATGGTCCACGGAGCGCTGAGGATCGGACTGGTCTACGCGTGTGGTGTGCTGGCAG GGTCTCTGGCAGTGTCCGTCACCGACATGAGCGCCCCGGTGGTCGGATCCTCCGGCGGAGTGTACGCCCTGGTCTCAGCACACTTGGCTAATGTGGTgatg AACTGGTCGGGAATGAAGTGTCAGTTCAAGCTGTTCCGCATGGCCATGGCGCTCGTGTGCA TGAGCGTGGAGTTCGGCCGGGCCGTGTGGCTGCGCTTCTATCCGCCGGCCTTCCCGCCCTGCCCCAACCCCAGCTTCGTGGCCCACCTGGGTGGGGTGGCGGTGGGCCTGACGCTGGGCGTGGTGGTGCTGCAGAACTACGAGCAGAAGCTCCAGGAGCAGTCCCTGTTCTGGATCTTCTTCTGCGTCTACGCCGTGTTCGTGCTTTGTGCCGTGTTCTGGAACGTTTTCGCCTACAACCTGCTGGACGTGCGGCTGCCCCCCCCACCGTGA
- the rhbdl3 gene encoding rhomboid-related protein 3 isoform X2 produces MERRSPTMAGGAREAPLNSSPAVAANAEGEEIEVLESTDVLPVAPEDQWKSLFDKYDPENSGFISTERFRELLEAHGSELDPHKLEVLLALADGNADGKICYQDFVNLMSNKRSNSFRRAILQGSRQIKGCSLRDEVGLGLSQQLVRHVAYETLPREVDRKWYFDSYTYCPPPWLILAVTIAEVAVFMYYGFQLDRLVLQVSSPSFLKSPLPYHPQLRAQAWRYLSYIFMHTGIEHLSLNMAMQLLVGVPLEMVHGALRIGLVYACGVLAGSLAVSVTDMSAPVVGSSGGVYALVSAHLANVVMNWSGMKCQFKLFRMAMALVCMSVEFGRAVWLRFYPPAFPPCPNPSFVAHLGGVAVGLTLGVVVLQNYEQKLQEQSLFWIFFCVYAVFVLCAVFWNVFAYNLLDVRLPPPP; encoded by the exons ATGGAGAGGCGCAGCCCGACGATGGCAGGCGGAGCCCGGGAGGCGCCGCTCAACTCCTCCCCGGCGGTGGCGGCCAACGCCGAGGGCGAGGAGATCGAGGTTTTGGAAAGTACCGACGTCCTTCCAGTGGCTCCGGAGGAC CAATGGAAGTCTCTGTTTGACAAG TACGACCCGGAGAACTCGGGCTTCATCAGCACGGAGCGGttcagggagctgctggaggcccacGGCTCGGAGCTCGACCCCCACAAGCTGGAAGTGCTTCTGGCCCTGGCCGACGGCAACGCGGACGGGAAGATCTGCTACCAGGACTTTGTCAACCTG ATGAGTAACAAGCGCTCCAACAGCTTCCGGAGGGCCATCCTGCAGGGGAGCAGGCAAATCAAAGGCTGCAGCCTCAGGGATGAGGTGGGCCTGGGGCTGTCCCAGCAGCTGGTCCGCCACGTCGCCTACGAGACTCTGCCCCGCGAGGTCGACCGCAAGTGGTACTTCGACAGCTACACCTACTGCCCCCCGCCCTGGCTCATCTTGGCTGTCACCATAGCAGAG GTAGCAGTGTTCATGTACTACGGGTTCCAGCTGGACCGCTTGGTCCTGCAGGTGTCCAGCCCGTCCTTTCTAAAGAGCCCCCTTCCCTACCACCCCCAGCTCCGAGCACAGGCCTGGAGGTACCTCAGCTACATCTTCATGCACACTGG GATCGAACACCTGAGTCTGAACATGGCCAtgcagctgctggtgggagTCCCTCTAGAAATGGTCCACGGAGCGCTGAGGATCGGACTGGTCTACGCGTGTGGTGTGCTGGCAG GGTCTCTGGCAGTGTCCGTCACCGACATGAGCGCCCCGGTGGTCGGATCCTCCGGCGGAGTGTACGCCCTGGTCTCAGCACACTTGGCTAATGTGGTgatg AACTGGTCGGGAATGAAGTGTCAGTTCAAGCTGTTCCGCATGGCCATGGCGCTCGTGTGCA TGAGCGTGGAGTTCGGCCGGGCCGTGTGGCTGCGCTTCTATCCGCCGGCCTTCCCGCCCTGCCCCAACCCCAGCTTCGTGGCCCACCTGGGTGGGGTGGCGGTGGGCCTGACGCTGGGCGTGGTGGTGCTGCAGAACTACGAGCAGAAGCTCCAGGAGCAGTCCCTGTTCTGGATCTTCTTCTGCGTCTACGCCGTGTTCGTGCTTTGTGCCGTGTTCTGGAACGTTTTCGCCTACAACCTGCTGGACGTGCGGCTGCCCCCCCCACCGTGA